The Neomonachus schauinslandi chromosome 11, ASM220157v2, whole genome shotgun sequence genomic sequence ggggaagggtagaatggggagtgactactaATGGCCATGGGGTTTTCTCTTTTGGGTGATAAAAGTGTTCTGCAATTAAatagtggggatggttgcacaaccacTGAATCGTACactttagtctttttaaaatttttatttatttatttattcatttatttattttatttttattatttttatttttaaatattttatttatctatttgacagagaaagagagagcacaagcagggggagcagcaggcagagggagagggagaagcaggctccccgctgagcaaggagcccgaggtggggctcgatcccaggaccccgggatcatgacctgaaccgaaggcagatgcttaaccaactgagccacccaggtgctcccattgatttattttagagagatagagagaacccagggcagggaggggcagagggagagggagagagaatctcaagcagacttgccactgagcacagagcccaacatggggctcaatcccaggacctcgaaaTCATCACccgtgctgaaatcaagagtcggatgcttaactgactgagccacccaggtgcccctaaaatggtgaattttattgtatgtgaattatatcttgatttctaaaatgaatgaaataattgtCAAATCCAGTCATAAGCCTATTTATAGATACAGGCACTAGAAATTGGGGAAGAGGACTCAtaatttattgatcacctactgTGTCCCAGACATTcagatattttacattcattttttcatttagacCATGCAGCAACCCTGAAACATAggcatattttcttcatttcatgacaagaaaactaaagctcatTGATATAGCTTATCCAAGGATACACAACTAGTTCGTGCCATAATCAGAATTAGGACTCAGGTCTGTTGGGCTTCACAGTTCATGTCCTTTCCACTATGCACGATGCTTCCCATTAGCTTCTTGTGCAAGAAGTCTTATACTTGCTTATACTCTCCCTCATCGTCCTATGCACAGCAGTGGACATGCTCAGGTAATTCCTGTTTGAGTGATTATCAATTGTCACCTCTGCAGATGACACCTGGAGAACTAGCCCTTGCAAGTGGCAACCACACTCCAGTTACCCAGTTCACCTTGTTGGGATTCTCCAGTTATCCAGATCTCCAGGAGCTTCTATTTGTAACCTTCCTGCTCATTTATGCCATCACGGTGATGGGCAACCTGGGAATGATGGCACTCATCTCCACGGACTCCCGTCTCCATAGTCCCATGTATTTCTTCCTCAGTGTCCTCTCTTTTCTTGATCTTTGTTACTCTTCTGTGGTCACACCCAAGCTCTTAGCCAACTTCCTGGCCTCTGACAAGACCATCTCTTCCGAGGGCTGTGTGATCCAGCCAACCTTCTTTGTGGTGCATGGGACAGCTGAGAGCTTCCTGCTGGCCTCCATGGCCTATGCCCGCTTCGCGGCCATCTGCCAACCCCTCCATTACAGTTCAGTCATGACCAAAGAGACCTGTCTCCAGCTGGTAGCTGCTTCCTATGCATTTGGTGGCACCAACTCTGCTATCCAGACTGGGAATGTCTTGCTCTGCCTTTCTGTGGGCCCAACCAGGTGACACACTACTTCTGTGAcatccctccccttctccaccaGGCTTGTGCCAACACAGCCACAGCAGGAGTGGTCCTCTCTATCTTCTCCGCTCTGGTTACCCTTCTGCCTGCTGCAGTCATCCTCACCTCCTACAGCTTGGTCTTGGTGGCCATTGGGAGGATGCGCTCAGCAGCTGGGCGGGAGAAGGCCCTCTCCACATGTGCCTCCCACTTGCTGGCCATTGCCATTTTCTATGGCACTGTGGTTTTCACCTATGTCCAGCCTCACGGATCCACTAATGATACCAATGACCAAATAGTGTCCGTGTTCTACACCATCATAATTCCCATGCTCAACCCCTTCATCTATAGCTTCCGCAACAAGGAGGTGAAGGACGCGGTGCAGAGGAAGCTCCGGGTCAGTATCTCTCCCTGCTGAGTCCTGCAAGGTTATTTGTTGGAAGGAGGAAGGCACAGCATCTTCCAAATCACATTGTGAATTGACCAAATGGAGAGCAGCCCTGGTTCCGAAGGGGGTGGAAGAAGTAGGGAAGgaacagcaaatatcattctttgTACAGAGAATTGCAATTCTTAAAAGCATCTTCTTATCCATTATTGTGTTGAATGTTTGCATCCATATTGTGAGGCAGTCATTGTGATGatgatctcattttacaaataaagtgaCTCAGTAAAAATAAGTTACCtaagggcgactgggtggctcagtcggttaagcagtggccttcagctcgggtcatgatctcagggtcctgggatcgagccctgtgtcgggctccctgctcagcggggagtctgcttctcgctgccctcctctgctgctccccctgtttgtgttctctcactctctttctctcaagtaattaaataaaatcttaaaaaaaaaaaaagttacctaaaGCTATACAGTTAGAGGGCATTCAATATCAGGACTTCCCCACCAAAACCAGGATATTTCTTTCACACCACAGCCACAAGCTGAGTCCTCTACTGGAAGTTCATCACAATTTCCAAGAGACATCGGACAAGGGGCAGCAGAATCATTTCTATTTTGCCACTGACTTAATGAGGTAGGGGTCAGCTACGAGGTGCTCAGTTCTTTCTTCCTAGTCCCATTCCAAAAAGAAAGATGGCCAGAATAGAAATGTCcttatttcttattgttgttgCATTTGCTGAGCCGCCTCATTAAATAAAACCTCAGGCTCAAGAGAGACTTTCCTCATACATCCATTTTCTAGCCAGATGTATGTACATGCCTCATAATTCTCCAGGGCacatgtgtgcttgtgtgtgtgatATTTGCCCTTACAGCATCATATAAAATAACTGTGCTTTAGGAGACTGATTCCAAAAAATTTATATTTGGCCTAAACGTCtttaaatatacatgtaatatgGTTGAGTATATGTGTTTTAGAGAATCACACGAATGAAGAAGCTGAACTTGACCTAATTCAAGGCCGAGCATTGGACTGGAAGGCATGCTCTGAAACTTTCACAAAGTCCTAACCTGAGTTGAGTCACCTTCAGCCTGAGATTTTTGGCCTGAGGTCATTTAAaagacgctttttttttttccattcagatcTACCTTAAAGGAAATTATTCTACATACAGAAAATCTTGCTATACAAACAGGTTTGTCACAACACCATTTTTGAAAACAGTAagttagaaacaacctaaatggtcaaaggaggaaagaattaaAGGATTCATCCCTGAGATGGGTTCTGATGTAACCACTAACAATCAACCACCCGACCACTACATAATAACGCAGAAAGCAGCAGGCCAGAAAGTCCAGAGTGTGAGCGCAACACTGTAACAAAAATGAGTGGCCAAAAACCTGGGAAGAACACACAGAAGTGTAAATGATGGTTATGTGAGAGGGGGCACACAATGGGGAAAATGTTGTCCTGTTTTTCTCAAAAATTCTCCAAAACCTTTGTACTGAGCATGTTTGATTCTGATACTTtatcctaaaaagaaaataattaaatcctTTCCAGGAAACTGAGTGTGAAAATCTctcacttctctcttctttcattaagCCAGTATTTACTAAAGTTCTTCCTATGCTCCacatttctttaacatataaCCTGAGTTTTTGGTACATGCCTACAATTGAGGTCAGGACTGGAACAGGGTGGCAAAGAGTATAAACCAATCTAATTCGTTCATCTGGAGAAATATTTATGAGGCAAGTAGGTGCAACACATTGTGGTAGGTCCTACCTGGATTAATAGTCAGAACAGTATTAGGTAGCCAGCTTGTGCTACAGGGAAAAATAAACCCCATCGTCCCGGTGAGTTAATACCATGAAGGCTTTCACCTGTGCAAAAGATGAGACAGATCAGGTGACTCTCCAGTGCAACTTTGATCCATCGATCATATCTGGACCCCCTGTCATACAACAACACTACCATCTCAACCTCTGCCCTCTAAGATTTTAATGATGGGGGAAATAATAATCAAGAAAGTCTTGTAgaacgggttttttttttttttagacttatttatttatttgagagagagagcacatgcacatggggggaggggcagagggagagagagaatctcaagcagactccccactgagcacagagcccaactaggggctcgatctcacgaccatgagatcatgacctgagctgaaaccaagaaccagatgcttaaccaactgagccactcaggtgccccctggaGAATATTTTCAATTACCTGACTTGTGGTTGGCTCACATCACTTCAACCCACACGCCATTACCCTGAAACTAGTCTTTAAGTTTAACATAACTGCAAAGGAGCTCGGGAAAATGTAGTCTCCTTTTTtacccagagaaaagaaaactaaatgagaGTTCGTAAGTATACAGCTTTGTCTCTGTCACTGGCCAGTTGGGCAGTTGGTATGGCTCTGCTGTACAATTTTAactaactaggggcgcctgggtggctcagtcggttaagcatctgcccttggctcaggccatgatcccagagtcctgggacagagcctgcatcaggctccctgcttagcaggaagcctgcttctccctctccctctgcccctctccttgcttgtgtactctctctctcaaataaatacataaaatcttaaaaaaaaactttaattaaccatataaatgttgaatatttATAGACTTGCAATCTGAGGAGTGGCAAATTATTATCCTAGCCCATTCACTGTTGTATcctcaatgcctggcacattgtggGCGCTCAATAAAGATCTGTTCAGTAAATGAACGGTTGGGCATCTACGGGAGTGTTCTCCTTGGACCAGTGGCACTCTCATCACCTGAGAGCTtttgagaaatgcagaatctggggCCCagccccagacctactgaatcagaatctacagtttcacaagatccccaggtgattggTGTGCATCTTAAGGTGTGAGGAGCACTGATTTGCATTCCTCAATCCAGCTCTAAATTCTTGAGTGAAAACAGTATGCAATTCTTCTCCCAGAGCTCACAGTTTAGTTTGGGAGAGGGTCCTTAGCAGAGAAAAAAGCATGGCAAAAGCCAAGAAGGGAGAAAACTATGTGTCTTCTCCCCTGATGCTTTCTCAAAAGTGTGTGATCTACATTAAaatgagcaggaagaggagaatCAACAGGAATAGGGGAATCATGTTGCCTAAGTGGGGACAGAACGAGAGGATGGCAATGCCGCCTGCATTCGTCTTAACAACGGTGGGGAGAATCATCACGGGTTAACACTGTGTATGACTGCGGCTTCCCTTCGGTGGAGTCCTGTTGTTGCTGGCAGGTAGAAACCTGACCCAGGACTACATTTCTGTGGCCTCCTTGCATCTGGATGCGGCCATGTGACTAGGTCTTATCAAAGGAATGTGATCAAAAGAGAGATTTCGTTTCAAGGCACAGACTTAAGAAGTGGGTGGATATTAGGACCTCTTGACTCTCTTGTTTCTTCTGCTGCCCGCTGGAAGCTGGAGACTCCATGGCCCTAGGGCATAGTGCAGCCACGGGGAAGGAGCCTGGTTTCCTAAATCAGTGGAGAAAAGCTGTCTCCTAACTAGGAACACAGGAACCAGATGTGAACTCTATTctgttaagccactgaaatttagGGTTTGTTTATTAAAACTGTTAGTGCTACCTTAACTAGAACAATGAACGTTAGggagcttctttcttttctttctttcttttttttttcttggttttttgtttttgttttttaagtaggctccaggcccagcgtggagcccaaagcaggggcttgaacccacaaccgtgagatcaagaccaaGATTCatacacttacccgactgagctacccaggcgtcc encodes the following:
- the LOC110576135 gene encoding LOW QUALITY PROTEIN: olfactory receptor 1052-like (The sequence of the model RefSeq protein was modified relative to this genomic sequence to represent the inferred CDS: inserted 1 base in 1 codon), giving the protein MTPGELALASGNHTPVTQFTLLGFSSYPDLQELLFVTFLLIYAITVMGNLGMMALISTDSRLHSPMYFFLSVLSFLDLCYSSVVTPKLLANFLASDKTISSEGCVIQPTFFVVHGTAESFLLASMAYARFAAICQPLHYSSVMTKETCLQLVAASYAFGGTNSAIQTGNVXALPFCGPNQVTHYFCDIPPLLHQACANTATAGVVLSIFSALVTLLPAAVILTSYSLVLVAIGRMRSAAGREKALSTCASHLLAIAIFYGTVVFTYVQPHGSTNDTNDQIVSVFYTIIIPMLNPFIYSFRNKEVKDAVQRKLRVSISPC